A portion of the Mus pahari chromosome 17, PAHARI_EIJ_v1.1, whole genome shotgun sequence genome contains these proteins:
- the Ribc2 gene encoding RIB43A-like with coiled-coils protein 2 — protein MEVAMPKDLQQEANLAKKRYTDLCRQGRVFDARNRIIGGDTQAWDFQVRDQKIKEITDKAKHEAFAAEMKHNDKVMCIAHDREQRHRKQLCRAINDFQQSFQKPETRREFDLSDPLALRKELPARVSDKDMRNTISGMQKFMGEDLNFQERRRFQKEQNREWFLQQHGEWEKARADHILAEHLYTQTRLKFDETARDLLKLEDSTRKEVCAAVKAFNRNQVVELAERKRQEKQQEQEDNMTEITNLLHGDLLSENPRQAASSFGPHRVVPDRWKGMNREQLEEIWYTQKQQIQEKLRLQEEERQHSMDWDLRRIQKAQASLLHERQQQRLLREQRRALDCSNLHLARQQYLQKKQMDTASSSQPTEDYFSQFNTRSR, from the exons ATGGAGGTTGCGATGCCTAAGGACCTACAACAGGAGGCCAACCTAGCCAAGAAGCGGTACACCGATCTGTGCAGGCAGGGACGGGTCTTCGACGCCAGGAACAGGATCATTGGG GGAGACACACAAGCCTGGGATTTTCAAGTCCGTGAccagaagataaaagaaataactgACAAAGCTAAGCATGAAGCCTTTG CTGCTGAGATGAAGCACAATGACAAAGTCATGTGCATAGCGCATGACCGGGAGCAGAGGCACAGGAAACAGCTGTGTAGAGCTATCAATGACTTCCAGCAGAGCTTTCAGAAGCCAGAAACTCGCCGGGAGTTTGATCTTTCTGACCCCCTGGCCCTCAGGAAAGAGCTTCCCGCCCGAGTTTCAGACAAGGACATGCGGAACACCATATCAGGAATGCAGAAGTTCATGGGAGAGGATTTAAACTTCCAAGAGAGGAGGAGGTTCcaaaaggaacagaacagagaatgGTTTCTGCAACAGCATGGGGAATGGGAGAAAGCCCGGGCTGACCACATACTGGCAG AACACCTCTACACTCAGACGAGACTCAAGTTCGATGAAACAGCCAGAGACTTGCTGAAGCTGGAAGACTCCACCAGGAAGGAAGTCTGCGCGGCCGTGAAAGCGTTCAACAGGAACCAG GTTGTGGAGttggcagaaagaaagaggcaagagaagcaacaagaacaagaagacaaCATGACCGAGATCACCAACCTGCTGCATGGGGACCTGCTCTCTGAGAACCCTAGGCAGGCGGCCAGCTCCTTTGGGCCTCACCGTGTGGTCCCTGACCGCTGGAAGGGCATGAACCGAGAGCAGCTGGAGGAGATCTGGTACACGCAGAAGCAGCAAATCCAGGAGAAGCTG AGGCTTCAGGAAGAAGAACGCCAACACAGCATGGACTGGGATCTGCGCAGGATCCAGAAGGCTCAGGCCAGCCTGCTGCATGAGCGGCAGCAGCAGCGCTTGCTGCGGGAACAGCGCAGGGCCCTGGACTGCAGCAACCTCCACCTGGCCAGGCAGCAGTACTTACA GAAAAAACAAATGGATACAGCCTCCTCAAGCCAGCCCACGGAGGACTACTTCTCACAGTTCAATACAAGGAGCCgctga